DNA from Pseudomonas putida:
CTCATGTCCTTTGCTACCTTCGGAGCGTTCCGAAGACGAACCAAAGATATGTAATGCATAACTACACGTCTAGAATGTAGACTTATACAGGTAAAGTAATCGCGCACATGGAGAGGGTATGAAACGCAAGCAATCCATCGAGCAGGTACGCTGGGACCTGGCACTTCGCTATCGTTTGATCGAAACCGTTGCCTGGTGGGAAGGCCGGCTGACCACGGGCCACCTGATGCAGAGCTTTGGCATCAGCCGCCAGCAGGCGTCGAAGGACATCAATACCTACATCACCGAACATGCGCCCGAAAACTTGACGTATGACAAGCAGATCAAGGGCTATGTACCGAGCGAGCAGTTCGAGCCGCTGTTCATCGATAACAGCGCCAGCGCCTATCTGCACCTGCTCTACCAGAACAACGAACGGGCGCCGCACATCGACGGGTTGGCACTGGCCTACGCGCACCCCGTGTACTGGAGGTGCCTGACCGCCCTATTCGGCCAGAGGTGCTGCGCCCATTGCTCAAGGCTTGCCGTGAAGGCCTGCGCCTGGAAACCGAATACGTATCCTTCAACACCCCCAACGTCGAGGTGCGCCTGATCGCCCCGCACACGCTGGTGTACACCGGCATGCGCTGGCACGTGCGGGCCTACTGCGAAAAGAACGGCCAGTACCGCGACTTCGTCCTCAGCCGCCTGCGTGGGCAGCCAGGCTTGCTCGACGCGTCGCCGAACACGCGTGAGCAGGATGAAGACTGGAATGTCGAGGTGCCGGTCATCTTCGCGCCTGATGGGCGGTTGAACACGGCGCAGCAGGCAATCATCGAAACCGACTTCGGCATGACCGATGGCCAATTGGTGGTGCCTAGCCGCAGGGCATTGGTGAAGTATGTGTTGCAGCGGTATCAAATCGACCACCGCAACATGGCGATACTGCCCGAGGCCCAGCAACTGGTGGTGAGCAACCTCCAGGAACTGCAACCGTGGTTGATGAAGTACTGACGCAGGGCGCTTGCTCTAGCTGCAACGCGTCATGTGTTGTTCTGTGGGAGCGGGCTTGCCCGCGAACACGGGCGAAGCCCGTGCCAGCCCGCCCCACCTCACCAGCTGTAACTCAACTTGGCCGTCACTTCGCGCCCCGGGTTGTAGTAGTTCGCCGTCCCCGACCCAACCACATGTTGCTCGTCGAACAGGTTGCTGACATTCAGCGCCAGGTCGGTCCCCTTGGCGATCTTGTAGTTCAGCGCCGCGTCGAACAGTGTTGTGCCGTCGCTCTTCTTGGTGTTGGCAGCATCCATGTAGTAGGCACCCACGTACCGCGCGCCCAGACCCACGCTCACATCCGTGCCCGGTACGTCGTAATAGCTCCACAGCGATGCGGTGTGCTTCGGTGCAGTGGCAAATTCATTGCCCTTGAGCGAGTCGCCGTTCCACAACGACCCGCGCAGCACCTCGGACTCCATGTAGGAGTAAGCACCGATCACGCTGATGTCTTGCGTGACTTGCGCCTTGGCTTCCAGATCCAGACCGCGCACGCGTGACTCGCCCACTGTCTGCTGCTCGATGATGCCGCTTGGCAGCACCACGGCAATGGTCACGTTCTCCTGGGTCAGGTCGTAAACGGCAGCCGAGAACAGTGCGTCCATGCCCAAGGGCGAATACTTCACGCCCACTTCATACTGCCTGCCCGTTTGCGGCGTAACGCCAACTTGCGGGGGTGATACGGACTCCACCATGCTCACATAGGTAGAGACTTCATCGTTGACGATATAGGTCAGTGCCGCGCGATAAGAGGTTTCGGAGAAGTTGTCCTTTTCCGTCTGCTCGCCACCGATGTACTCCTTGCTGGACAGGTCCATCGAGTCATTACGCACGCCTGCGGTGGCGATGACGCGGTCAAAGAACGACAGGTTCTGCTGCAGGAACACCGCCTTGGTGGTGGCATCATTCTTCTTGCGGGTATAGGGCGTGATGCCGCCTGGCACGCCGGTGAATACCGGGTTGGCGATGTCGATGGAAGGCGCCAGGCCGTAGACCGAACTCTGCTTGGACGTCGAGTCGAGGTACTCCACGCCCACCAGGGTGCTGCTGTCGATATGCTCGAATTGGGCATCGTACTGCAGCATCAGGTTGCCATTGAGCTGATCAGCATCACTGTCGGTGCCGAAGATGTAGCGTGGAATCGTAGTGCCGACACGCGAGGTGCTGTCGCTCAGGTACGCGTAGCCAAAGTCATCGCTCAGCTCGCTGTAACGCAGGTTGCTGCGCAATACGAAGCCATTGTCGAAGTCGTGGGTGATGTTGCCGCTGAGGCTGGTGCGCTCCACATTGTGGAAGTTGTAGCTGGGCTCGCCATAGAAATCGCTGCGGTCGTATTCCTTGTCCAGCGGGTAGCCGCCACTGTTCGGCGAGCTATCGGTTTTCAGGTAGTCGAGCACCATGGTGGCCGAGGTAAAGTCGGTGGGCGCCCAGGTCAGGCCGCCCATCACGAACCGGTTGTCGTCCTGGGAGTGGTCGTACTCGCGGTCGCTGTTCTGCATCTTGGCCGTGAAGCGGCCGGCCAGGGTTTGCTCGTCGTTCAAGGCATCACCTACATCGATACCGGTTTCGGCATGGTTGTAGGAGCCGTAGGTCACGTAGCCCTGGCCAAACTTCTCGAAGCGCGGTTGCTTGGTCACGAAGTTGACCGAGCCACCTGGGTCTGCCGGGCCGAACAGCGTGGAGTTGGCACCACGCAGAATTTCTATGCGCTCGTAGGCGTAAGGGTCTTCACGCACACCGCGCATCGAGCTGAGGGTCAGGCCGTCACGGTAGGTGGTGGCCTGAAAGCCGCGGATCAGGAAGTAATCGTTGCGGTCGTCCGAACCGTAGTAGTCGCTGACCACGCCGGGGGTGTACTGCAGCGCCTCTTCGGTGGTGCTGACGCTGCGCTGCTGCATTTCCTTGTTGGTCACCACAGACACGGAGGCTGGCGTGTTGAGGATGCTGGTCGCCACCTTGCCGCCTACCCACAGCTCCTTGGCAACCACCGAGTTGCTGTCTTCGTCGGCGCTGGCTTTGACCTTGGCATTGATGATGACGGGCGCCAGGCGGTAGTCCTCGGTCGCCCCCAGCTCCAGCGGGCCGGCAGGCTTGGGCTGCGGTACCACCAGGTAAGCACTGGGGCCTTGCTGCTGCGCCTGAAGCTCGGTCCCCTGCAACAACTGCGAGAGAGCCGCCGACGTGCCCAGCGTACCTTGCACACCTGCCGTGTTGCGGTCGGCTATGCGCTGCGCGTCGAAGGACAGGCTAATGCCCGCCTGGCGTGCAAAGCGGTCAAGCGCCGGCGCCAGTGGGCCGCCAGGAATGTTCCATTGCTGCGCCTGGTTGCTGTGTTCAGCAGTTGCAGATTGCGCAAGGGCAGGCAGCGCACAGCTACTGACAACCAGGCCCAGGAAAGCACCGTGCACAGCACGACTCAATGGGTGGCGCTGTGGAACCGGGGTCGAACTCATTTTTCTCGCTCCGTAGAGGGGTCGGCGGGCTGGCCTGTATTCCGGCCTTCTCTACAAGCCGAACGAGAATGATAAAACACCTCATTTATTTTTAGATCGTTGCACGGACCCTGGCCGTTTCAAGGTCGCCCTTCGGCCATCAGCCCCTCCTGCATGGCAGGCAGTGGCCGGCTCAGCAACACGCCGACCAGCAGCGCAAACAGCAACGCCGCCACACCCGCGACCTGTAACACAGCCTCGAAACCGCCCATGAATGCCTGGCGGGCCAATGGCGTCACCGCCTCACGCAAGCCTGGCTCAAGCAGGGCCAGCGCCGCCTGCAAGTCGCCCGCTGCAACCCGCGTGGCCATCGCGGCAACCTGGCTCGATTGTGCGGGTGCCACAGTGGCCATGGCCTCCTGCAGCAACTGCCCGCTACGGGCAGCGAGCACACCCCCGAGCACACCAATGGCCAGCACGATCGCACCAAACCGCGTGGTGGTGCTCAGGCCCGAGGCCATACCGGTACGCTCACGCGGTACGCAGGCCATGATGTTTTTCTGCGTATCGCCATTGAGCAGCCCGGCGCCCGCCCCCAACACCACGCTGGCCAGGGCGAATGCCCCATAACCGCCGTGGCGCGTGGCCCAGGCACACAGCAAGTTGCCCGTGCCCACCAGCACCAGGCCCAGCGCAAACACCTGCGCCGGGCTGCAGTGGGCAGCCAGGCGCATGCCCAGGCGCGGCGTCAGCAGCATGGCAACGGCGAACGGCAACATGCCCGCCCCCGCGGCCAGGGCCGACAGTTGCAGGCCGTTCTGCAAATACAGCGGCAGCAGGGTCATCATCACCTGGGCGCAGGCGGCGTAGGCAAACATGCCCAGCAGAGCCCCTACAAAACGCCCGCTACGCATCAGTTGCAAGTCGATCATCGGCCGCTGCTGGCTGCGCTCGACCATGATGAACAGGCTGAACAGAAAGGCGCTGATCACCAACCGGCCAAGGGTTTGCGCACTGCCCCAGCCCACCTGGTTGGCATCGATCATCGCCCAGATCAGGTAGCCCAGGCTGCCGGCGAAGGTCAGGCTGCCCCAAGGGTCCAGGCGTGCCGCCGCACTGTCCCGAGACTCTTCGATACTGCGCATGACCATTACCGCCAGCAGTGCCACCAGCGGCAGGTTGATGTAGAAGATCCAGCGCCAGCCCAAGGTACTGGCAATCACCCCGCCCAGCAGCGGCGCGAAGGTGATGGTGGCGCCCATGCAGGCGCCCCAGAAGGCCCAGGCACGCATGCGTTCTTGTGGCTGATGGAACCGGTTGCCAATCGCCGCCAGGGCCGAGGTCAGCAGCAACGCAGCGCCTACCCCCTTGGCGGCTCTGGCCAGGTCGAGAAACAGCAGGCTGGGCGCCGCACCGCAGGCCAGCGAAGCCACGCCGAACAGCACCAGGCCGAGCAGCAGCATGCGCCGCCGGCCGAAGCGGTCGGCCAGGCTACCGGCGGGCAACAGGCAAGCGGCGAAGGCCAGCAGGTAGGCGCTGACTACCCATTCGATGTCGGCGAACGAGCCGGACAGGTCTCGCGCGATACTGGGCAGGCTGACCGCAACAATGTTGGTGTCGAGGATGATCAGGGCGCAGACCAGGGAAGCGGTAAGCAAGGTAAAGCGTGCTGAAGGGGCAGGCATGGCAGGCTCCAGAAGCAGGCTGGTCGTATCAGCGCCAGCCTTGTAGTGTTGACCCCACCATAACGCCGCCAACACCAAGCCTTGTTAGCCCCGGCGGCCTGCGTCATTACCCTGTAGGTAACACCCATGGAAATCCGCCATTTCCGCTACTTCCTCTGCGTCGCCCGCCACGGCCATTTCACCCGGGCCGCCGAGCAACTGGGCATCGCCCCGCCCACCCTCAGCCGGCAGATCCAGGACATGGAGCGCGAGCTGGGCGTGCGCCTGTTCGAGCGTAACCAGCGCGAGGTCAACCTTACCGCCGCCGGCCAGGCGCTGTTGATCGAGGCTGAACAGGCCGTGCGCCAGTTCGACGCCGCACAACTGGGCGCGCAGCGCGCCGCCCGTGGCGAAAGCGGGCGCATCGAGCTGGGCTACGTGGCCTCGGCCGCCTACTCGGGCATGCTTCAGCAGCAAGTCAGCCACTACAGCGAAACCTGCCCCGGCGTGCGCCTGAATATCCGCGAACTGCCCATGGCCGATCTGCCCGGCATGGTTCGCGATGGCCTGCTCGACCTGGCCTATGTGCGCTCGCCCATGGAGCTGCCGGAAGCGCTCGAAGCCATTGCCTTGCGCCAGGAAGGCTTCGTGCTCGCCCTGCCCGCCAGCTCGCGCATCAATGAAGTACCACAGATCCCGGCCGCGCGCCTGGCCAATGAAACCTTCATCCTGCCCGAGCAGATCTCCGGCACGCTGGAGGTGGCCGCGCAAGGTGGTTTCGTGCCACGGCTCGGCCCGCAACCTGGCAGCCTGGTGGCGGTGATTACCCTGGTGTCCCTTGGCCAAGGCATTGCCGTGGTCCCGGAATCGGTCGTGCAGCGCATTAGCCTGCCGCAGGTGAACTTCCGGCGAATAGTCGACTGCCAGGCCAGCTCGTGGCTGAGCCTGATCCATCGACGCTTCGAAAAAGCGCCGGCAGTGATGCGGTATGTGCAAAGCGTGATGGGCGGCACTTGATGGCTGCTCAAACGCTCGGATCGTCTGCAGTACCCAAGGCATAGAACTCATGCAGCTTGGCTTGCAGCAGTGCCTTGTCTGGCAAGCGCGTTTGATACTCGGCAATCAGCGCGGGGACAAACAGCGATTGAGTGCGTACTCAACCACCTCGTCGTCTCTGCTGGCGCATAGCAACACACCGATGGCCGGGTTTTCATGAGGCTTACGCTCATTGCAGTCCAGTGCTTCAAGATAGAAATCCAGCTTGCCCAGGTACTCTGGCTCGAAGCGACCGACTTTCAGTTCGATCGCTACCAGGCAGTTGAGGCCACGGTGGAAGAACAGCAAGTCGAGTGCGAAGTCACGGCCGCCGACCTGAAGCGGGTATTGTGAGCCGACGAAGCAGAAATCCCGGCCCAGCTCGATCAGGAACTGTTTGAGCCGGTCCATCAATGCGCAATGCAGGTCTGATTCGGCATGCACACCAGGCAGACCAAGAAATTCGACCATGTAGGTATCCCGAAAAACGTCCATGGCCGCAGGATAGTTCTGCCTCAGCGCTGCCGAAACTTTTGCCGGGTTAGCAACGCAGCGCTCATACAGAGCGGCTTTAAGTTGACGCTCAAGCTCACGCCGCGTCTACGCCTGGCAAGCCCCACGCCGACCGCTCGTGCTGCCAAACAAGTGTTTCAAAAAACAAAGGGCACCCATCCACGAGTGCCCTTTGCCCTACCACCCGGTGAACTCAATCACCCCATCGACCGCGCCCCCACCGGTTGCGCATGGCCCCGCGAGGTCACGATCCCCAGGAAGGAAATCACGATCGCCAGGCCCAACGTGGAACTCACTTCCGCCCGGTGCTCAGGCGTGTACATCATCACCGCCAGCGCCCCGGCAATGAAGATGATCACCGCCCAGGTCAGGTACGGGAACAGCCACATGCGGAACTTCAGCTCGGTGTTTTCCCGCTCCAGGCGGCGGCGCATACGCAGCTGCGAGATGGCGATGACCATGTACACCAGCAAGGCAATGGCGCCGGAGCTTGCCAGCAGGAACTCGAACACACCCTTCGGCGCGAAGTAGTTGAGCACAGCGATGGCCGCACCGATCAGCGTGCTGCCGAACACCGCGGCACGCGGTACACCGACCTTGGAGGTCTTGTTGAGGAAGGCCGGGGCGTCACCGCGCTTGGCCAGCGAGTACATCATCCGCGAAGCGATGTAGATCGACGAATTCATGCAACTGGTCACGGCCACCAGCACCACCAGGTCGACCATGAACGCCGCGTTGGGGATGTTCATGATTTCCAGCGCACGCTGGTACGAACCCACCACCGCCAGCTGCGGGTCGTTCCACGGCACCACCGAGATGATCACGAAGATCGACAGGATGTAGAAGGTGCTGATACGCCAGATCACCGAGCGGGTGGCCTTGGCGATGTTGCGCGATGGGTC
Protein-coding regions in this window:
- a CDS encoding TonB-dependent siderophore receptor, whose protein sequence is MSSTPVPQRHPLSRAVHGAFLGLVVSSCALPALAQSATAEHSNQAQQWNIPGGPLAPALDRFARQAGISLSFDAQRIADRNTAGVQGTLGTSAALSQLLQGTELQAQQQGPSAYLVVPQPKPAGPLELGATEDYRLAPVIINAKVKASADEDSNSVVAKELWVGGKVATSILNTPASVSVVTNKEMQQRSVSTTEEALQYTPGVVSDYYGSDDRNDYFLIRGFQATTYRDGLTLSSMRGVREDPYAYERIEILRGANSTLFGPADPGGSVNFVTKQPRFEKFGQGYVTYGSYNHAETGIDVGDALNDEQTLAGRFTAKMQNSDREYDHSQDDNRFVMGGLTWAPTDFTSATMVLDYLKTDSSPNSGGYPLDKEYDRSDFYGEPSYNFHNVERTSLSGNITHDFDNGFVLRSNLRYSELSDDFGYAYLSDSTSRVGTTIPRYIFGTDSDADQLNGNLMLQYDAQFEHIDSSTLVGVEYLDSTSKQSSVYGLAPSIDIANPVFTGVPGGITPYTRKKNDATTKAVFLQQNLSFFDRVIATAGVRNDSMDLSSKEYIGGEQTEKDNFSETSYRAALTYIVNDEVSTYVSMVESVSPPQVGVTPQTGRQYEVGVKYSPLGMDALFSAAVYDLTQENVTIAVVLPSGIIEQQTVGESRVRGLDLEAKAQVTQDISVIGAYSYMESEVLRGSLWNGDSLKGNEFATAPKHTASLWSYYDVPGTDVSVGLGARYVGAYYMDAANTKKSDGTTLFDAALNYKIAKGTDLALNVSNLFDEQHVVGSGTANYYNPGREVTAKLSYSW
- a CDS encoding MFS transporter, translated to MPAPSARFTLLTASLVCALIILDTNIVAVSLPSIARDLSGSFADIEWVVSAYLLAFAACLLPAGSLADRFGRRRMLLLGLVLFGVASLACGAAPSLLFLDLARAAKGVGAALLLTSALAAIGNRFHQPQERMRAWAFWGACMGATITFAPLLGGVIASTLGWRWIFYINLPLVALLAVMVMRSIEESRDSAAARLDPWGSLTFAGSLGYLIWAMIDANQVGWGSAQTLGRLVISAFLFSLFIMVERSQQRPMIDLQLMRSGRFVGALLGMFAYAACAQVMMTLLPLYLQNGLQLSALAAGAGMLPFAVAMLLTPRLGMRLAAHCSPAQVFALGLVLVGTGNLLCAWATRHGGYGAFALASVVLGAGAGLLNGDTQKNIMACVPRERTGMASGLSTTTRFGAIVLAIGVLGGVLAARSGQLLQEAMATVAPAQSSQVAAMATRVAAGDLQAALALLEPGLREAVTPLARQAFMGGFEAVLQVAGVAALLFALLVGVLLSRPLPAMQEGLMAEGRP
- a CDS encoding LysR family transcriptional regulator gives rise to the protein MEIRHFRYFLCVARHGHFTRAAEQLGIAPPTLSRQIQDMERELGVRLFERNQREVNLTAAGQALLIEAEQAVRQFDAAQLGAQRAARGESGRIELGYVASAAYSGMLQQQVSHYSETCPGVRLNIRELPMADLPGMVRDGLLDLAYVRSPMELPEALEAIALRQEGFVLALPASSRINEVPQIPAARLANETFILPEQISGTLEVAAQGGFVPRLGPQPGSLVAVITLVSLGQGIAVVPESVVQRISLPQVNFRRIVDCQASSWLSLIHRRFEKAPAVMRYVQSVMGGT
- a CDS encoding amino acid permease — translated: MNTVGSDGNLAQGFKPRHVTMLSIAGIIGAGLFVGSGHAIAAAGPATIISYFVAGTLVVLVMRMLGEMAVAHPDTGSFSTYADQAIGRWAGYTIGWLYWWFWVLVIPIEALAAGHVLNAWFPQVDSWIFALASVLLLAGTNLFSVAKYGEFEFWFAILKVTAILGFIGLGFAAPKGWSAVVGAFITVMFSFIGTEAVTIAASESSDPSRNIAKATRSVIWRISTFYILSIFVIISVVPWNDPQLAVVGSYQRALEIMNIPNAAFMVDLVVLVAVTSCMNSSIYIASRMMYSLAKRGDAPAFLNKTSKVGVPRAAVFGSTLIGAAIAVLNYFAPKGVFEFLLASSGAIALLVYMVIAISQLRMRRRLERENTELKFRMWLFPYLTWAVIIFIAGALAVMMYTPEHRAEVSSTLGLAIVISFLGIVTSRGHAQPVGARSMG